In the Ranitomeya imitator isolate aRanImi1 chromosome 2, aRanImi1.pri, whole genome shotgun sequence genome, tcagaattgtaaaaattggattgtccttaagtaccaaattggctctgtcactgtcCACACCAGGGAGTCTGGGCTTCAATAGGAGTTTTAGGctttatgcacacgttgcggattagactGTGGAATTttatgtgcagattctgcatttcttggcagaaaacacaggtaaaaatCCACGCTTTTTTACAGATTCTGtgcggggttttttttgcggattttgtgcggatttcatatgttttttacccctgcagatttctattatggaatgggtgcagaaaagctgcagatccgcaaaaagaattgacatggtccttttgaatctgctgcattttcctTGCGGATTTTTCCCCACCATTAGCACACCATTttgttcccattgatttacattgtactgtaaatcaattgcgggtcTGCAGCGAATCTGCACGTAGAAAAAGGAGGATCTgctggaaatctgcaacgtgtgcacataccctaagttttGTCATTGCTCAGCTATATGTAATTTTCTCACTTCCCAGATGGCAACTGTGTAATTCTACTACTGGCAGGGTTGCAGAGTGTAAGTTTTTTTTCTCCTACTACGATTCTGTGTGAGAGGAGGGGGGGTGAATGCCCACTCACTGGAGCTGTGTTATTGAtctggattctgccaggagatgcagatttagtgcagaaaattctgcaccacatttcctacatgtGCCAATAGCCTGTTTTCTATGGCAGTCAgtttttttatcagtatttgtaagccaaaaccagaagtggaacaatcggaggaaaagtataatagaaacacctgcaccacttttgcatttttttcacgcactcctggttttgacttaaatACTGAAATAAAATACTGACTACATACTGAATATGTGAATGTGGTCATAtagtgtaagtctatggagcctcgTTCTGACCTTCCATAGGCTACATTGTAAAAAGCCACTTTTGGGTCACACATCGCAGTGTGGCTCAGAGTCTGAATTGCTGTTGCGTGAATGAGAAGAGGAACAAAGCTGTGCTGAATACTGGAGAAGGTAgcgataggtgagtatattaacacactgacaccgctaacatttacacaggtttaagggctgggagggcttctttaataaTAAGAATACACACTTAACTAAGAAACGTTAGTGCATTTCAATTATTTGCATGCAATGTTTGGGGAAACCCTTTaaccaaactgttttttttttgttttctttttctcccCAGCACGTCACTAGAAATACAGAGATATTTGAAGTATTTGAAACATCATTTCTTCGCCAGACAACATGAATGAAAATCAAAGTACCTTTTAAAAATTTCAGACTATAAAAAATACTCATCAAAGCAACCAAATATGATCAACTGTATGGAGAACGCTACTAAGATATCTGTATCAGACGGTACAGAACTTCTCACTGATACCGATGTGAACACAACTGTGAATGATATAACATGGCCATATACAACTATTAAAGAAGAATCATCTGATGAAGAAAATCTTATTAATATAACTACAAACCATATAAAGGAAGATTTATGCTACGTAGGAAAAAATTCTACTAACATTCATACATCCTTACATCATACACAACCAGATCTGTCCAGCCAAATTAAGGAGGCATCTGATCTTTATAAATTCACAAAGAATACTCAGCAGTATTCTCCTACCCCTGTTAAAGAAGAAATATTTCCAATTTATACACCAACCGACCATTCACAACAACATCTTTACTGTATAAAGACGGAATCCGTCACAAATGATCAAGCAAATACTTCTGATCACACacaatatatatctatacatataaaaGAGGAATATGACTCCACTGAGGCCGATGAATTAATTTATGCAGGAATTCATATGGGCGCAAATCATACACAACAGGATTCTTGCGCTTATATCAAGGAGGAATCCATTCCATTTGCTGCAGGAAATCTCGTAGACAATGACCTTTATAAATCTGCAGATCATATACAACAATATCTACCAAATATTAAGGAGGAATCTGTGTCTGATGAAGATGCAAAGCTTGCTGAGCTTTATACACCTGCAGATCCTCTACATTACATGTCTCTTCATATTAAAGAGGAACCCATCTCATGTGAAGAAGGAGGCATCACTGATACAGACCTTTACATACCCATAAGTCATTCACAATACACCTTTTCTCATATTATGGATGAATCCACCTCCTATGAAGAAGTCAATTTATCAAACAATGATATTTATACACCCACAGATGATACACAATATACCACTTTGTCTACTTTTACTGATGAGTATGGGAGTGAAGATACAAACCAATCTCTAGAAGAGACAGATTTGCTATGTACTACTTGTGGAAAGTGTTTTAAAACAACATCACTTCTTCAGAAACATCAGCAGATTCACATATGTGAAACGCCATACAGTTGTACAGAATGCAGTAAATATTTCAGCAGTAACTCAAACCTTATAGCGCACAAGCgaacacacacaggggagaaaccgtaTTCTTGTCCAAAATGTGATAAAAGTTTTAGTACCAACTCAAACTTGATTGCGCATCAGAAAATCCACACTGGAGAAAAGCAGTATTCCTGTTTTCAGTGTGGAAAATGCTTCAGCAGTAATTCATATCTTGTTGTACACCACCGGATACACACTGGAGAGAAACCgtattcctgttcagaatgtgggaagcgtTTTACCAGCTATTCAGAACGGAACAGACATCAGAGGatccacacaggagaaaagccttaTTCCTGTCCAGTGTGTGGAAAAGCTTTTCTAAGTAGCTCTGAACGAAACagtcaccagagaatccacaccaaGGAGAAGCCATATTCTTGCATGGATTGTGGGAAACGATTTATAAGGAATTCAGACTTCATCAAACATCAAAGGATTCATACAGATGAGAGGCCATACccatgttcggaatgtggaaaatgttttcgtAGCTCATCAGAGCTTAATAGACATAACCGGTTCCACACAGGAGAAAAACCATTTTCTTGTCCAAGTTGCGATAAATGTTTTCTCAATAACTCCAAACTTGTACGCCACCAGAAAAGTcatacaggagagaaaccattttcttgctctgaatgtgggaaatgttttatgagTAATTctcatcttgttagacatcaaaggGTCCACATCAGGTATACAACATAGAAAGTACGCAATGTTAGATCTTCACATCAAGAACCCACTAAATGTATAAGATGACAATGTGCTGCCTTCTTAAAACAATGACCCTTGAGTGCCCCCTTTAGAAAGTATTCCCTGTTAACTTTATTCATGGCCCTTGCATTTCCCCCCAAAAGTAATTATGCCTCCTCCCCTGTTAAAAGCAAGTTTATACTCACCTAATCTAAAGAATTTAGTCCTCTCCTGCGCTCACAGTGACCCAGCACAGGTCTCGCACTACAGTGATGATGCACTGGGGCATCTTGTAGGCCAGGGGAAGGGAGCCTATGTCCTACCACAGGATCCAGCTTTATCATCATGATGAAACCAATGCAGTTCAAAGTGAGGCTCGCCCGGAGATCATGGCCACCTTGCCAGCAGTTCTGGTCACATACACTGCCCTTCATTTTCAGGTATAGTGAATCCGATACCACTTCTTGGGGGTGCCAAAatttcaaaaaggaaaaaaaatatttatttttcaattgaaatTTTGTGTTCAGAGCAACCACCTATGTGCCGCCTTGCTGTTTGCACACATTACTAATATTCATATGTACTGCAATTGGTTCTCGGAGTATGGCATATGCTGTCAATGATGTTAGATTATCCAAGGACCTGATAAGCTCTAAACCCTTAAATACCACTTTAAAAACATTGCGGTCCACTATCTTTTTTCTATATCCGAGGGTTTGGTGATTCTTTTACCTGGTGATCCACATAGTCCTAAGCTATGCATGTTTCTTTTACCTGTATTTCCTCTGTTATTTCTCATGTAAAAACTTgtcacatggatgcatttttttaatgtaataaacaGCATTTCAAATGGTTGTGCAAATCCTTTACCCTCAAATGTAAACAAGACATTTCAGATGGAGGTGTTTAAAAAAtagaattgtaaaaaaaataaaatctcccATATCTTTCTAAGAGATTTTTATTATTCTGTAATGATTATTCCGAGGTGAGAGTTACCTAGATGATTATCTTAGAGAATCACATAAGGACAAGTTCACAGTGCCTATTTTTTTTCTAttccttcaatggaaatcttcaaacagaagctggacagacatctgtctgaaatgatttagtgaatcctgcattgagcaggtggttggacacggtgaccctagaggtcccttccaactttaacattctatgattcaaaTTTTCTAATACACAGTATTTTTAACTTGGAGTCAATAACATTGTGGCCACGATATAACAAGGCTTTGACACCCTAAAAATGACATAAACAGGTTAGAGAAGTTGCCAGATTGATTTAACGCAATGCTCGGATGcacaaaaattttgtgactttcTGACATTTTCAAGGCCATTTTTGCCTAGCTCCAACAAAGTTGATGGAGCAGGGACAGGGTATTATGACTCCAGCTCGTCAAATTAAGGATCAGTGGTGGAGATCCTTCATCACAAATCTTAAGTCCCCAACTACAGTATGATTTACACCTCTTAATAAATTGGATGTCTTGCACTCCAACATGCACCCTCATCAAGACTTGCGTAAAAATCGATGGTCTTTATGAATTgagtcctgtgtttttatttctcaGGGCAACAATACAAAGTGTCTTTCACAGGTGTGACAAAATAGATGTTCCAATAATAGAATTCTGATATGGATTACAGTTCAAATAGGTGAGTGCCACATATAAAATTGTTACAACTCTGTTGTCTGAAGACCCTGGCCCAGGTTCcccttccctgtccctaaagctAGGGGAGCCCTAGGGAGCCCTAGCTATTCTTGcttcctggattacttctgatggtgcatacggtggggccacgtaccttgctgatCTGAAACAACCCTATATCTGTTGCCCTCCCCATCCAAGGAAGCAGGGAGTAATAATGTAAGAATTTACACAAATCAGACTAACAAGGGAggatgtacagggataaatgaaatgccaaacatacaaatatgcactcacagacaacagtAACACATAACACCAGGGAGAAAATTAAGGTAAATCAAATAGGAGCGGTTGAGGATTTTCACACAACCAAAACACCAAGCAGCAGTCACAGATGAGCACTCCAAACGCCTCTACCAAGAACCAACTCCTCTACACCAGGCAGTAGAagactaaggctggagtcacactaaacatataaaaaaaatcggTTTGATTCtcactgccgagagtcgcacaagtgtcatgtgagtacaataCGATTTTTcatacctagcatccgatttacatcctaaTACAGTGCGATTGAtatctgattgcaatgcgattttaacaagagcttttacatagagaattgctgtcgtttacacattgttttcaaaggaaatattcttcaaaacactatATATATAATAAGCCTGCAATTTATCCgccgagtacagtaaaatcacagcgtgacaatagatataaagatgtcaatgacacacatatatatagtagataaaagaAATGCTGGTAATTCAGGAGCCAAgtgctgtaaaatcacagcaggacccggcagcatagaatagatggattacatacagtatatacacatagaatagttatacaaatgtcagtgacatatacaattagtacaatgtGTGTGCAGTGCACTGTACAtggattaaaagattatttttctgaaaaaaatggcatgggctcccgcataattttttttaaccagcagagggaaagctggggGCTGctgtttatagcctgagaagggggtaatacccatggaggttccaaggctattaataccagctcacaactgtatacttagcctttactggctattaaaatggggtacCCCATAACAaattatgtagggtccccctataattaattacCAGCAgaggttatgcagacagctgtgggctccctatgggaggtggagccacatattcatcactgtaatgggtggcaccacgtgaccgctcatacaggagaagctgcggcgaggagaagaagcagcgagggagccgggtaagtattttattaacagcggggggcacacagggggttggggacagggatcttttttttttaaacacaaaaaaaaaagatttttcatatcttttctccagcgaacgctgctggagagaagaaatgaatggcggcttcagcaccacgctgggggacagcgcttactgtagcgccgtCTCCTGCACGGAACATGGACTGcacacagcatccgtgtgcggtacgtgttatacacggacccattgactttaatgggtccgtgtaatacgtgcgctcccacgaacactgacatgtctccgtgtttttcaaacagacacacggtccatgaagacacgctgacatgtgcagagacacattgattttaatgtgtacgtgagtcagtgtctccggtacgtgaggaaactgtcacctcacgtaccggagccactgacatgtgaaaccggcctaatatgaAGTGTATtgcgtccaatgttagcaaccagggaacacaaaaaggagcttttcaagtgagctctttaaggtacacaaatgttatgattatgaagtgtttgccaacaaggatgtggtttcagcaatggggggtaccttttgtaaaaatagactagtgccatcacaaccccccttgaccaaacttcacctgcttctaacagtacaaagcacgttcaccctggtgatctagtggcagttattcaagagacattgcaggagacagagttaagaagaatggcccaatggaatgccatgcccaattccccaatgtggggtccttttttcaaaaaaataaaagagtgccatcacagcacccttggccaaaatgaatcgtacagaccacgttcaccctggtgatctactggcaggtacaggacagattgcaggagaccgagttaagaagtcggcccaatgtaatgtcatgcccaattccccaatgtaaaatcctttttttttttttttttttttttaaatcaaagagTGCCATCataggccccttggccaacattcaccgtacagagcacgttcaccctggtgatctactgtcaggtacaggacagattgcaggagacagaattaagaagtcggcccaatgtaataccatgcccaattccccaatgtgttgtccttttttaaaaaaataaaggagtgccatcacagcacccttggccaacatgcaccgtacagagcacgttcaccctggtgatctactggcaggtacaggacagattgcaggagaccgagttaagaagtcggcccaatgtaatgccatgcccaattccccaatgggttgtccttaaaggtaccttcacacataacgatatcgttaaggatattgtt is a window encoding:
- the LOC138665414 gene encoding zinc finger protein 660-like, which translates into the protein MINCMENATKISVSDGTELLTDTDVNTTVNDITWPYTTIKEESSDEENLINITTNHIKEDLCYVGKNSTNIHTSLHHTQPDLSSQIKEASDLYKFTKNTQQYSPTPVKEEIFPIYTPTDHSQQHLYCIKTESVTNDQANTSDHTQYISIHIKEEYDSTEADELIYAGIHMGANHTQQDSCAYIKEESIPFAAGNLVDNDLYKSADHIQQYLPNIKEESVSDEDAKLAELYTPADPLHYMSLHIKEEPISCEEGGITDTDLYIPISHSQYTFSHIMDESTSYEEVNLSNNDIYTPTDDTQYTTLSTFTDEYGSEDTNQSLEETDLLCTTCGKCFKTTSLLQKHQQIHICETPYSCTECSKYFSSNSNLIAHKRTHTGEKPYSCPKCDKSFSTNSNLIAHQKIHTGEKQYSCFQCGKCFSSNSYLVVHHRIHTGEKPYSCSECGKRFTSYSERNRHQRIHTGEKPYSCPVCGKAFLSSSERNSHQRIHTKEKPYSCMDCGKRFIRNSDFIKHQRIHTDERPYPCSECGKCFRSSSELNRHNRFHTGEKPFSCPSCDKCFLNNSKLVRHQKSHTGEKPFSCSECGKCFMSNSHLVRHQRVHIRYTT